In the genome of Dermacentor andersoni chromosome 3, qqDerAnde1_hic_scaffold, whole genome shotgun sequence, one region contains:
- the LOC126546644 gene encoding bolA-like protein 2: MPVYTKEYIQEKLQKELEATYVDIEDISDGCGAKFNAVIVSPKFEGKALLERHRMVNTVLSEELKVIHAFSQKTMAPAQWEEKCKGEKSKG; this comes from the exons ATGCCTGTGTATACGAAGGAATACATACAGGAGAAACTGCAAAAAGAGCTTGAAGCCACTTACGTG GATATCGAAGATATTTCGGACGGATGCGGCGCCAAGTTCAACGCTGTCATTGTTTCGCCAAAGTTCGAGGGGAAGGCCCTCTTGGAAAGACACAG aatggTCAACACTGTCCTCAGTGAAGAGTTGAAAGTCATTCATGCCTTCTCACAGAAGACCATGGCACCTGCACAGTGGGAAGAGAAATGTAAAGGAGAAAAATCTAAGGGATAA